The stretch of DNA CCCACAAAAACTTGAGCTGACCTGGTTCAATAAAGACAAAGCACTCATTCCAACAGAAACCGGAAAATATGGGTACACTTGGGTCGACCCCCGCGACCCGCGGTACTGCGAAACGCACACCTTGACGGTTCTCGAAACGGTGACGGGTCGGCGAAACGAGAAGCGGGACGGGGTGCAATACGGGGAACGTGCCGATTTGGAGCCTCAAAGCGACAACTTGCTCATTCAGGGAGAATCCGGGGATGTTCTAGAGGCGCTGACACGCGTGCCGGAGTTGCGGGACAAGTATGTCGGCAAGGTTAAATGTGTGTACATTGACCCGCCGTTCAACACCGCTCAGACATTCACCCACTATGAAGACAATCTTGAACACTCGGTGTGGCTGACGATGATGCGTGACCGACTCCTTCACCTCCGCGATTTGTTGAGCGAGGACGGCTCGATTTGGGTTCACCTCGACGACGTGGAGAACCACCGGATGCGGATGCTTATGGACGAGGTGTTCGGGTCAGGGAATTTTGTGACTGAGGTGGTTTGGGAGAAAACCTACTCACCACGCAATGACTCGAAAGGGATTCCCGCAGTTACGGACACGATTTTGGTCTATCGAAAGTCGGATCAGTTCTCCCCGAATCGTTTGCCGCGCACGGCGGAGATGGACGGTCGATACAAGAACCCTGATGGAGATATTAAGGGAGCATGGAAATCGGCAGATACAACTGCACCGCTGGCACAGGAACGTGGTTATTTTGGCGGAATTCAACACCCAATCAGCGGCGAGCTAATCTACCCTCCGGGATCGAGGCACTGGGTTCTTAGCTACTCTAGAATACTCACATCCATTTCAGAATACGGAAATTATATCGCTGTCCCTCCTAGTGAAGATTCGCTATTTCGCAGAGCTCAGCTGATGGGTATTCCTGTCGAAGAAGTCCGGTCGGATATGCCCGACCTGGTCCTTGCAACCGACCCAGAAACGTTTCCATCCCGATCTGCAGTGGATCGAATTGAATCAGGTAACTGGCCAGAGATGTACTTTTCGCAGAAGTCAATTGGGCGAAAGGCTCATTTGTCGGAAGTAGCGGGGAGGATTGCCGCCAACTTCTTACCGCATTCAGAAGTCGGACACAATGATGGAGCAATTAAAGAAATCCGCGCACTGTTCCCAGGGCAAAATCCGTTCACTACCCCCAAGCCCGAGCGCCTCCTCGAACGCATCATCCACATCGCCACTAATCCCGGCGACGTGGTGCTCGACGTGTTCGCCGGTTCGGGTACTACCGCTGCGGTAGCCCAGAAAATGGGCCGCCGCTGGGTCACTTGCGAGCTCCTTGAGGACACGTTTAACCGCTTCACCCTCCCACGCTTGACCAAAGTGGTAAACGGCCAGGACATGGGCGGAATCTCCACGTCCAAGAGTGAGCGTATCGACGACACAGACAATGGCCTGCCGGAAGGAATGACCCCAGACGAGGCGCAGAAGCTCACTAGCTTGCTCAATAAGGCAATCAAGGAGCACGACGACCTCAAGAAGTCTGCTGACATCAAAGCACTCAAGGCGCTGGTCAAGACGAAAAACTCTGGTGACGTGGTGAATTGGCTGGGTGGAGGTGGGTTCACCGTCGCCAAGCTCGCCCCTTCATGCTACGACTACACCCCAGAGACCGGATACACGCATCTAACCGACGCTGCGACAGGCGAAACGCTGATCGCTTCGGTGGCGGCAAACCTGGGGTTCCATCTGTCGGCAAGTGACCCACACTTCTCCGGTCGCCGTAACAACGAGCATCTAGCCGTCGTGGAGGGTGTACTCACCGAAGCTAAGGTGGGCGACCTTATGGCGCACCTGCCGGAGGGTCATTCGATTTTGTTTGCTGCAACCAACCTGGATGAGGGAGTGCGCGATGTGGTCCGTTCCTACAAGAATGGCTCCCGTGTAGTCCACGTCCCACTTGACTTGTTCCCATTTGGCGAAGAAGAGGAGAACTAGACCATGCCGCTGAATATCTCCTACGACGAGAATTTGATCGAGCAGATGAAGGCCAAGTTCGACTTGCGTCAGCCGAATGTTGAAGCGCTTAAGGCCATTGTTCGACGCCTGGAAAGTGGCGATTTTGACCCACAGAAGCAGCTGCTCCTCGACCTTGCCACTGGTGTCGGTAAGACGTACATCATAGCGTCGCTAGTGGAATACCTGCGCCGCCAAGGCGTGATGAATGTGATGCTAGTTACCCCGAACACTGTGGTGCAGGACAAGACGGTAGCTGACTTCTCGCAGGGTTCGAACCGCTACATCGGTGGTTTTGACATCCCACCTGCCTTGGTCACTCCAGACGACGTGCATAAGCTGCGCTTGGGTGAGTCGTCGTACCACCTGTTCGCCGGTGAGGGTGCGTCCACGGTCTACATTTTTAACGTCCAGCAGCTGTTCCCACCAAAAGACGGAGGTAAGAACGAGGCGACTGGTGTGGAAGCCCAGCGTCGCAAGACGTGGCGTTTCCAGGAGGAGACGGGCATCCTCGCAGAACGTCTTATTGAACTGGACGACCTAGTGGTGATCGTCGACGAAGCTCACCTGTTTGGTTCTACTGCTGCGCGTTTCCAAGAATCATTGAAGGCCTTCCATCCTGCTGCGACAGTGGGACTTACTGCGTCATCGTCTAAGGGCGATGACGTTGTTTTCCGCTACCCGTTATGGAAGGCGATCTCCCACGGGTTCGTCAAACAACCCGTCTTGGTCTACCGCAACAAGGGCTACAAAAAGGGCGAGGCGGAGCGCCAGCTCCAGGACGCTATGTCTCTTTTGGCTTTGAAAGAGGAGGCATACCGACTGCACCGAGAGGCACACCCTGACGGCAAGCAAACGAAGCCACTTCTTTTCGTCGTGTGTACCGATGTCAACCACGCGACGGAAAC from Corynebacterium epidermidicanis encodes:
- a CDS encoding site-specific DNA-methyltransferase; this encodes MPPQKLELTWFNKDKALIPTETGKYGYTWVDPRDPRYCETHTLTVLETVTGRRNEKRDGVQYGERADLEPQSDNLLIQGESGDVLEALTRVPELRDKYVGKVKCVYIDPPFNTAQTFTHYEDNLEHSVWLTMMRDRLLHLRDLLSEDGSIWVHLDDVENHRMRMLMDEVFGSGNFVTEVVWEKTYSPRNDSKGIPAVTDTILVYRKSDQFSPNRLPRTAEMDGRYKNPDGDIKGAWKSADTTAPLAQERGYFGGIQHPISGELIYPPGSRHWVLSYSRILTSISEYGNYIAVPPSEDSLFRRAQLMGIPVEEVRSDMPDLVLATDPETFPSRSAVDRIESGNWPEMYFSQKSIGRKAHLSEVAGRIAANFLPHSEVGHNDGAIKEIRALFPGQNPFTTPKPERLLERIIHIATNPGDVVLDVFAGSGTTAAVAQKMGRRWVTCELLEDTFNRFTLPRLTKVVNGQDMGGISTSKSERIDDTDNGLPEGMTPDEAQKLTSLLNKAIKEHDDLKKSADIKALKALVKTKNSGDVVNWLGGGGFTVAKLAPSCYDYTPETGYTHLTDAATGETLIASVAANLGFHLSASDPHFSGRRNNEHLAVVEGVLTEAKVGDLMAHLPEGHSILFAATNLDEGVRDVVRSYKNGSRVVHVPLDLFPFGEEEEN